A genomic window from Phyllopteryx taeniolatus isolate TA_2022b chromosome 2, UOR_Ptae_1.2, whole genome shotgun sequence includes:
- the spg7 gene encoding paraplegin isoform X5, with translation MYRERLRTLFIIALIMSLLNSINTSGGNISWNDFVNEMLAKGEVSRVQVVPESDIVEIYLHPGAVIFGRPRLALMYRMQVANIDKFEEKLRAAEEELNIDTKDRIPVSYKRTGFFGNALYALGMAAIGVAILWYIFRLAGMGGREGGFSAFNQLKMAKFTIVDGKSGKGVSFKDVAGMHEAKMEVKEFVDYLKNPERYLLLGAKVPKGALLLGPPGCGKTLLAKAVATEAQVPFLAMAGSEFVEVIGGLGAARVRSLFKEARGRAPCIVYIDEIDAVGKKRSTNMSGFSNTEEEQTLNQLLVEMDGMGTTDHVIVLASTNRADILDNALMRPGRLDRHIFIDLPTLQERMEIFEQHLKILKLTQPANFYSLRLAELTPGFSGADIANICNEAALHAARERHKSIDTFNFEYAVERVIAGSVKKSKILSKEEQRVVAFHESGHALVGWLLEHTEAVMKVSIAPRTNAALGFAQILPRDQYLFTKEQLFERMCMALGGRAAEAITFNKVTTGAQDDLRKVTRVAYSMVKQYGMCNSVGQVSFPETEEQGAIGRRPFSQALQQQMDHEAKMLIARAYRHTEKLLMDNRDKLTLLANALLEREVVNYDDIEALLGPPPHGPKKMIAPQSWVEAQRDKQDTGEDEPQPPSRRRNEDDMNPEMI, from the exons ATGTACAGAGAGCGCCTGCGGACCCTCTTCATAATTGCACTCATCATGAGCCTTCTAAACTCGATTAACACCAGCGGTGGTAACATCTCTTGGAATGATTTTGTTAATGAGATGTTGGCTAAGGGAGAGGTGTCACGTGTCCAGGTGGTGCCTGAAAGTGACATTGTCGAAATCTACCTTCACCCTGGGGCAGTGATCTTTGGCAGGCCT AGGCTTGCACTCATGTATCGAATGCAAGTCGCCAACATAGACAAATTTGAGGAGAAGCTGAGGGCTGCTGAGGAGGAGCTGAATATTGACACAAAGGACCGTATACCTGTCTCCTACAAACGCACTGGATTCTTTGGAAA CGCATTGTATGCTCTTGGGATGGCAGCAATTGGCGTGGCTATTCTCTGGTACATCTTTCGTTTGGCAGGCATGGGTGGCAGAGAGGGTGGCTTCAGTGCATTT AATCAGCTTAAGATGGCCAAATTCACCATTGTGGATGGCAAGTCGGGTAAGGGTGTGAGCTTTAAAGACGTCGCAGGCATGCATGAGGCAAAGATGGAAGTGAAAGAATTTGTTGACTACCTCAAG AATCCTGAGCGATACCTCCTTCTGGGAGCCAAGGTTCCAAAGGGGGCATTGCTGCTCGGACCCCCAGGCTGTGGAAAAACTCTGCTAGCGAAGGCTGTTGCCACAGAGGCACAGGTCCCATTCCTGGCAATGGCTGGCTCAGAATTTGTTGAGGTCATTGGAG GTCTGGGTGCTGCCAGGGTGAGGAGCCTTTTCAAGGAGGCTCGTGGCCGGGCGCCCTGCATTGTCTACATTGATGAGATTGATGCTGTAGGGAAGAAGCGCTCAACCAACATGTCTGGGTTCTCCAATACCGAGGAGGAGCAGACACTCAACCAGCTGCTGGTTGAGATGGACG GGATGGGAACGACTGACCATGTGATTGTCCTGGCCTCCACAAACAGAGCAGACATTTTGGATAACGCTCTGATGAGACCTGGCAGATTGGACCGGCACATCTTCATTGATCTTCCAACCTTGCAG gagaGGATGGAAATTTTTGAGCAGCATCTGAAGATCTTGAAACTTACTCAACCAGCCAACTTCTACTCACTGCGCTTGGCTGAGCTCACTCCTGGCTTCAGTG GCGCTGACATTGCTAATATATGTAACGAAGCTGCCCTGCATGCTGCCAGAGAGAGGCACAAGTCAATTGATACTTTCAACTTTGAGTATGCAGTGGAGAGAGTAATAGCAG gaaGCGTAAAGAAGAGTAAGATCCTCTCCAAAGAGGAGCAGAGGGTGGTTGCCTTCCATGAATCGGGGCATGCTTTAGTTGGGTGGCTGCTTGAGCACACAGAGGCAGTCATGAAG GTGTCCATTGCTCCTCGGACAAATGCGGCCCTGGGGTTTGCCCAGATCTTGCCACGTGATCAGTACCTGTTCACCAAGGAGCAGCTGTTTGAGCGGATGTGCATGGCTCTGGGAGGAAGGGCTGCAGAAGCGATTACCTTTAACAAGGTTACAACAG GAGCTCAGGATGACCTACGTAAGGTGACACGCGTGGCCTACTCAATGGTGAAGCAGTACGGCATGTGTAACAGTGTCGGCCAAGTTTCATTCCCCGAAACAGAGGAGCAAGGTGCTATTGGGCGGAGACCTTTCAGCCAAGCACTACAGCAGCAGATGGACCAC GAGGCTAAAATGTTGATAGCTCGCGCCTATCGGCATACAGAGAAGCTGCTCATGGACAACAGAGACAAGTTGACATTG TTGGCCAATGCTCTGTTAGAGCGGGAGGTGGTGAACTATGATGACATAGAGGCTTTGCTGGGTCCTCCACCTCATGGGCCAAAGAAGATGATTGCCCCACAGAGCTGGGTAGAAGCTCAGAGGGACAAACAAGACACAGGCGAAGACGAACCACAGCCACCTTCACGCAGACGCAATGAAGACGACATGAATCCAGAGATGATCTGA
- the spg7 gene encoding paraplegin isoform X1 gives MAASLLQHRVSLCTKYKRSLAWTWSRQNCHILARRATSSDTVNNVLLRKMLFAVSERTLTGQRRKVIQSLLYRPMRLTLAGISSELVRNNLFTNPVGLVNLLGATNFFSTSQSKETKDTNNKPKGKTPEEDEEEKKRREQEDQMYRERLRTLFIIALIMSLLNSINTSGGNISWNDFVNEMLAKGEVSRVQVVPESDIVEIYLHPGAVIFGRPRLALMYRMQVANIDKFEEKLRAAEEELNIDTKDRIPVSYKRTGFFGNALYALGMAAIGVAILWYIFRLAGMGGREGGFSAFNQLKMAKFTIVDGKSGKGVSFKDVAGMHEAKMEVKEFVDYLKNPERYLLLGAKVPKGALLLGPPGCGKTLLAKAVATEAQVPFLAMAGSEFVEVIGGLGAARVRSLFKEARGRAPCIVYIDEIDAVGKKRSTNMSGFSNTEEEQTLNQLLVEMDGMGTTDHVIVLASTNRADILDNALMRPGRLDRHIFIDLPTLQERMEIFEQHLKILKLTQPANFYSLRLAELTPGFSGADIANICNEAALHAARERHKSIDTFNFEYAVERVIAGSVKKSKILSKEEQRVVAFHESGHALVGWLLEHTEAVMKVSIAPRTNAALGFAQILPRDQYLFTKEQLFERMCMALGGRAAEAITFNKVTTGAQDDLRKVTRVAYSMVKQYGMCNSVGQVSFPETEEQGAIGRRPFSQALQQQMDHEAKMLIARAYRHTEKLLMDNRDKLTLLANALLEREVVNYDDIEALLGPPPHGPKKMIAPQSWVEAQRDKQDTGEDEPQPPSRRRNEDDMNPEMI, from the exons ATGGCAGCGTCGTTGTTGCAGCATCGTGTTAGTCTTTGTACGAAATATAAAAGAAGCTTAGCGTGGACATGGTCAAGGCAAAACTGTCACATATTAGCTCGCAGGGCGACGTCCAGTGACACCGTCAACAATGTGCTTTTAAGAAAGATGCTTTTTGCAGTGTCCGAGAGGACTCTTACTGGACAGCGTCGAAAAGTAATCCAG AGTCTTCTCTATAGACCAATGAGGCTCACGCTGGCTGGAATCAGCAGCGAGTTAGTCAGGAACAACCTGTTTACAAATCCCGTGGGTTTAGTAAATTTATTAG GGGCAACAAACTTCTTCAGTACATCCCAGTCTAAAGAAACAAAAGATACAAACAATAAACCAAAAGGAAAAACCCCAGAGGAAGATGAAG AGGAAAAGAAACGTCGCGAGCAGGAGGACCAGATGTACAGAGAGCGCCTGCGGACCCTCTTCATAATTGCACTCATCATGAGCCTTCTAAACTCGATTAACACCAGCGGTGGTAACATCTCTTGGAATGATTTTGTTAATGAGATGTTGGCTAAGGGAGAGGTGTCACGTGTCCAGGTGGTGCCTGAAAGTGACATTGTCGAAATCTACCTTCACCCTGGGGCAGTGATCTTTGGCAGGCCT AGGCTTGCACTCATGTATCGAATGCAAGTCGCCAACATAGACAAATTTGAGGAGAAGCTGAGGGCTGCTGAGGAGGAGCTGAATATTGACACAAAGGACCGTATACCTGTCTCCTACAAACGCACTGGATTCTTTGGAAA CGCATTGTATGCTCTTGGGATGGCAGCAATTGGCGTGGCTATTCTCTGGTACATCTTTCGTTTGGCAGGCATGGGTGGCAGAGAGGGTGGCTTCAGTGCATTT AATCAGCTTAAGATGGCCAAATTCACCATTGTGGATGGCAAGTCGGGTAAGGGTGTGAGCTTTAAAGACGTCGCAGGCATGCATGAGGCAAAGATGGAAGTGAAAGAATTTGTTGACTACCTCAAG AATCCTGAGCGATACCTCCTTCTGGGAGCCAAGGTTCCAAAGGGGGCATTGCTGCTCGGACCCCCAGGCTGTGGAAAAACTCTGCTAGCGAAGGCTGTTGCCACAGAGGCACAGGTCCCATTCCTGGCAATGGCTGGCTCAGAATTTGTTGAGGTCATTGGAG GTCTGGGTGCTGCCAGGGTGAGGAGCCTTTTCAAGGAGGCTCGTGGCCGGGCGCCCTGCATTGTCTACATTGATGAGATTGATGCTGTAGGGAAGAAGCGCTCAACCAACATGTCTGGGTTCTCCAATACCGAGGAGGAGCAGACACTCAACCAGCTGCTGGTTGAGATGGACG GGATGGGAACGACTGACCATGTGATTGTCCTGGCCTCCACAAACAGAGCAGACATTTTGGATAACGCTCTGATGAGACCTGGCAGATTGGACCGGCACATCTTCATTGATCTTCCAACCTTGCAG gagaGGATGGAAATTTTTGAGCAGCATCTGAAGATCTTGAAACTTACTCAACCAGCCAACTTCTACTCACTGCGCTTGGCTGAGCTCACTCCTGGCTTCAGTG GCGCTGACATTGCTAATATATGTAACGAAGCTGCCCTGCATGCTGCCAGAGAGAGGCACAAGTCAATTGATACTTTCAACTTTGAGTATGCAGTGGAGAGAGTAATAGCAG gaaGCGTAAAGAAGAGTAAGATCCTCTCCAAAGAGGAGCAGAGGGTGGTTGCCTTCCATGAATCGGGGCATGCTTTAGTTGGGTGGCTGCTTGAGCACACAGAGGCAGTCATGAAG GTGTCCATTGCTCCTCGGACAAATGCGGCCCTGGGGTTTGCCCAGATCTTGCCACGTGATCAGTACCTGTTCACCAAGGAGCAGCTGTTTGAGCGGATGTGCATGGCTCTGGGAGGAAGGGCTGCAGAAGCGATTACCTTTAACAAGGTTACAACAG GAGCTCAGGATGACCTACGTAAGGTGACACGCGTGGCCTACTCAATGGTGAAGCAGTACGGCATGTGTAACAGTGTCGGCCAAGTTTCATTCCCCGAAACAGAGGAGCAAGGTGCTATTGGGCGGAGACCTTTCAGCCAAGCACTACAGCAGCAGATGGACCAC GAGGCTAAAATGTTGATAGCTCGCGCCTATCGGCATACAGAGAAGCTGCTCATGGACAACAGAGACAAGTTGACATTG TTGGCCAATGCTCTGTTAGAGCGGGAGGTGGTGAACTATGATGACATAGAGGCTTTGCTGGGTCCTCCACCTCATGGGCCAAAGAAGATGATTGCCCCACAGAGCTGGGTAGAAGCTCAGAGGGACAAACAAGACACAGGCGAAGACGAACCACAGCCACCTTCACGCAGACGCAATGAAGACGACATGAATCCAGAGATGATCTGA
- the spg7 gene encoding paraplegin isoform X4, whose product MRLTLAGISSELVRNNLFTNPVGLVNLLGATNFFSTSQSKETKDTNNKPKGKTPEEDEEEKKRREQEDQMYRERLRTLFIIALIMSLLNSINTSGGNISWNDFVNEMLAKGEVSRVQVVPESDIVEIYLHPGAVIFGRPRLALMYRMQVANIDKFEEKLRAAEEELNIDTKDRIPVSYKRTGFFGNALYALGMAAIGVAILWYIFRLAGMGGREGGFSAFNQLKMAKFTIVDGKSGKGVSFKDVAGMHEAKMEVKEFVDYLKNPERYLLLGAKVPKGALLLGPPGCGKTLLAKAVATEAQVPFLAMAGSEFVEVIGGLGAARVRSLFKEARGRAPCIVYIDEIDAVGKKRSTNMSGFSNTEEEQTLNQLLVEMDGMGTTDHVIVLASTNRADILDNALMRPGRLDRHIFIDLPTLQERMEIFEQHLKILKLTQPANFYSLRLAELTPGFSGADIANICNEAALHAARERHKSIDTFNFEYAVERVIAGSVKKSKILSKEEQRVVAFHESGHALVGWLLEHTEAVMKVSIAPRTNAALGFAQILPRDQYLFTKEQLFERMCMALGGRAAEAITFNKVTTGAQDDLRKVTRVAYSMVKQYGMCNSVGQVSFPETEEQGAIGRRPFSQALQQQMDHEAKMLIARAYRHTEKLLMDNRDKLTLLANALLEREVVNYDDIEALLGPPPHGPKKMIAPQSWVEAQRDKQDTGEDEPQPPSRRRNEDDMNPEMI is encoded by the exons ATGAGGCTCACGCTGGCTGGAATCAGCAGCGAGTTAGTCAGGAACAACCTGTTTACAAATCCCGTGGGTTTAGTAAATTTATTAG GGGCAACAAACTTCTTCAGTACATCCCAGTCTAAAGAAACAAAAGATACAAACAATAAACCAAAAGGAAAAACCCCAGAGGAAGATGAAG AGGAAAAGAAACGTCGCGAGCAGGAGGACCAGATGTACAGAGAGCGCCTGCGGACCCTCTTCATAATTGCACTCATCATGAGCCTTCTAAACTCGATTAACACCAGCGGTGGTAACATCTCTTGGAATGATTTTGTTAATGAGATGTTGGCTAAGGGAGAGGTGTCACGTGTCCAGGTGGTGCCTGAAAGTGACATTGTCGAAATCTACCTTCACCCTGGGGCAGTGATCTTTGGCAGGCCT AGGCTTGCACTCATGTATCGAATGCAAGTCGCCAACATAGACAAATTTGAGGAGAAGCTGAGGGCTGCTGAGGAGGAGCTGAATATTGACACAAAGGACCGTATACCTGTCTCCTACAAACGCACTGGATTCTTTGGAAA CGCATTGTATGCTCTTGGGATGGCAGCAATTGGCGTGGCTATTCTCTGGTACATCTTTCGTTTGGCAGGCATGGGTGGCAGAGAGGGTGGCTTCAGTGCATTT AATCAGCTTAAGATGGCCAAATTCACCATTGTGGATGGCAAGTCGGGTAAGGGTGTGAGCTTTAAAGACGTCGCAGGCATGCATGAGGCAAAGATGGAAGTGAAAGAATTTGTTGACTACCTCAAG AATCCTGAGCGATACCTCCTTCTGGGAGCCAAGGTTCCAAAGGGGGCATTGCTGCTCGGACCCCCAGGCTGTGGAAAAACTCTGCTAGCGAAGGCTGTTGCCACAGAGGCACAGGTCCCATTCCTGGCAATGGCTGGCTCAGAATTTGTTGAGGTCATTGGAG GTCTGGGTGCTGCCAGGGTGAGGAGCCTTTTCAAGGAGGCTCGTGGCCGGGCGCCCTGCATTGTCTACATTGATGAGATTGATGCTGTAGGGAAGAAGCGCTCAACCAACATGTCTGGGTTCTCCAATACCGAGGAGGAGCAGACACTCAACCAGCTGCTGGTTGAGATGGACG GGATGGGAACGACTGACCATGTGATTGTCCTGGCCTCCACAAACAGAGCAGACATTTTGGATAACGCTCTGATGAGACCTGGCAGATTGGACCGGCACATCTTCATTGATCTTCCAACCTTGCAG gagaGGATGGAAATTTTTGAGCAGCATCTGAAGATCTTGAAACTTACTCAACCAGCCAACTTCTACTCACTGCGCTTGGCTGAGCTCACTCCTGGCTTCAGTG GCGCTGACATTGCTAATATATGTAACGAAGCTGCCCTGCATGCTGCCAGAGAGAGGCACAAGTCAATTGATACTTTCAACTTTGAGTATGCAGTGGAGAGAGTAATAGCAG gaaGCGTAAAGAAGAGTAAGATCCTCTCCAAAGAGGAGCAGAGGGTGGTTGCCTTCCATGAATCGGGGCATGCTTTAGTTGGGTGGCTGCTTGAGCACACAGAGGCAGTCATGAAG GTGTCCATTGCTCCTCGGACAAATGCGGCCCTGGGGTTTGCCCAGATCTTGCCACGTGATCAGTACCTGTTCACCAAGGAGCAGCTGTTTGAGCGGATGTGCATGGCTCTGGGAGGAAGGGCTGCAGAAGCGATTACCTTTAACAAGGTTACAACAG GAGCTCAGGATGACCTACGTAAGGTGACACGCGTGGCCTACTCAATGGTGAAGCAGTACGGCATGTGTAACAGTGTCGGCCAAGTTTCATTCCCCGAAACAGAGGAGCAAGGTGCTATTGGGCGGAGACCTTTCAGCCAAGCACTACAGCAGCAGATGGACCAC GAGGCTAAAATGTTGATAGCTCGCGCCTATCGGCATACAGAGAAGCTGCTCATGGACAACAGAGACAAGTTGACATTG TTGGCCAATGCTCTGTTAGAGCGGGAGGTGGTGAACTATGATGACATAGAGGCTTTGCTGGGTCCTCCACCTCATGGGCCAAAGAAGATGATTGCCCCACAGAGCTGGGTAGAAGCTCAGAGGGACAAACAAGACACAGGCGAAGACGAACCACAGCCACCTTCACGCAGACGCAATGAAGACGACATGAATCCAGAGATGATCTGA
- the spg7 gene encoding paraplegin isoform X3, whose product MSERTLTGQRRKVIQSLLYRPMRLTLAGISSELVRNNLFTNPVGLVNLLGATNFFSTSQSKETKDTNNKPKGKTPEEDEEEKKRREQEDQMYRERLRTLFIIALIMSLLNSINTSGGNISWNDFVNEMLAKGEVSRVQVVPESDIVEIYLHPGAVIFGRPRLALMYRMQVANIDKFEEKLRAAEEELNIDTKDRIPVSYKRTGFFGNALYALGMAAIGVAILWYIFRLAGMGGREGGFSAFNQLKMAKFTIVDGKSGKGVSFKDVAGMHEAKMEVKEFVDYLKNPERYLLLGAKVPKGALLLGPPGCGKTLLAKAVATEAQVPFLAMAGSEFVEVIGGLGAARVRSLFKEARGRAPCIVYIDEIDAVGKKRSTNMSGFSNTEEEQTLNQLLVEMDGMGTTDHVIVLASTNRADILDNALMRPGRLDRHIFIDLPTLQERMEIFEQHLKILKLTQPANFYSLRLAELTPGFSGADIANICNEAALHAARERHKSIDTFNFEYAVERVIAGSVKKSKILSKEEQRVVAFHESGHALVGWLLEHTEAVMKVSIAPRTNAALGFAQILPRDQYLFTKEQLFERMCMALGGRAAEAITFNKVTTGAQDDLRKVTRVAYSMVKQYGMCNSVGQVSFPETEEQGAIGRRPFSQALQQQMDHEAKMLIARAYRHTEKLLMDNRDKLTLLANALLEREVVNYDDIEALLGPPPHGPKKMIAPQSWVEAQRDKQDTGEDEPQPPSRRRNEDDMNPEMI is encoded by the exons A TGTCCGAGAGGACTCTTACTGGACAGCGTCGAAAAGTAATCCAG AGTCTTCTCTATAGACCAATGAGGCTCACGCTGGCTGGAATCAGCAGCGAGTTAGTCAGGAACAACCTGTTTACAAATCCCGTGGGTTTAGTAAATTTATTAG GGGCAACAAACTTCTTCAGTACATCCCAGTCTAAAGAAACAAAAGATACAAACAATAAACCAAAAGGAAAAACCCCAGAGGAAGATGAAG AGGAAAAGAAACGTCGCGAGCAGGAGGACCAGATGTACAGAGAGCGCCTGCGGACCCTCTTCATAATTGCACTCATCATGAGCCTTCTAAACTCGATTAACACCAGCGGTGGTAACATCTCTTGGAATGATTTTGTTAATGAGATGTTGGCTAAGGGAGAGGTGTCACGTGTCCAGGTGGTGCCTGAAAGTGACATTGTCGAAATCTACCTTCACCCTGGGGCAGTGATCTTTGGCAGGCCT AGGCTTGCACTCATGTATCGAATGCAAGTCGCCAACATAGACAAATTTGAGGAGAAGCTGAGGGCTGCTGAGGAGGAGCTGAATATTGACACAAAGGACCGTATACCTGTCTCCTACAAACGCACTGGATTCTTTGGAAA CGCATTGTATGCTCTTGGGATGGCAGCAATTGGCGTGGCTATTCTCTGGTACATCTTTCGTTTGGCAGGCATGGGTGGCAGAGAGGGTGGCTTCAGTGCATTT AATCAGCTTAAGATGGCCAAATTCACCATTGTGGATGGCAAGTCGGGTAAGGGTGTGAGCTTTAAAGACGTCGCAGGCATGCATGAGGCAAAGATGGAAGTGAAAGAATTTGTTGACTACCTCAAG AATCCTGAGCGATACCTCCTTCTGGGAGCCAAGGTTCCAAAGGGGGCATTGCTGCTCGGACCCCCAGGCTGTGGAAAAACTCTGCTAGCGAAGGCTGTTGCCACAGAGGCACAGGTCCCATTCCTGGCAATGGCTGGCTCAGAATTTGTTGAGGTCATTGGAG GTCTGGGTGCTGCCAGGGTGAGGAGCCTTTTCAAGGAGGCTCGTGGCCGGGCGCCCTGCATTGTCTACATTGATGAGATTGATGCTGTAGGGAAGAAGCGCTCAACCAACATGTCTGGGTTCTCCAATACCGAGGAGGAGCAGACACTCAACCAGCTGCTGGTTGAGATGGACG GGATGGGAACGACTGACCATGTGATTGTCCTGGCCTCCACAAACAGAGCAGACATTTTGGATAACGCTCTGATGAGACCTGGCAGATTGGACCGGCACATCTTCATTGATCTTCCAACCTTGCAG gagaGGATGGAAATTTTTGAGCAGCATCTGAAGATCTTGAAACTTACTCAACCAGCCAACTTCTACTCACTGCGCTTGGCTGAGCTCACTCCTGGCTTCAGTG GCGCTGACATTGCTAATATATGTAACGAAGCTGCCCTGCATGCTGCCAGAGAGAGGCACAAGTCAATTGATACTTTCAACTTTGAGTATGCAGTGGAGAGAGTAATAGCAG gaaGCGTAAAGAAGAGTAAGATCCTCTCCAAAGAGGAGCAGAGGGTGGTTGCCTTCCATGAATCGGGGCATGCTTTAGTTGGGTGGCTGCTTGAGCACACAGAGGCAGTCATGAAG GTGTCCATTGCTCCTCGGACAAATGCGGCCCTGGGGTTTGCCCAGATCTTGCCACGTGATCAGTACCTGTTCACCAAGGAGCAGCTGTTTGAGCGGATGTGCATGGCTCTGGGAGGAAGGGCTGCAGAAGCGATTACCTTTAACAAGGTTACAACAG GAGCTCAGGATGACCTACGTAAGGTGACACGCGTGGCCTACTCAATGGTGAAGCAGTACGGCATGTGTAACAGTGTCGGCCAAGTTTCATTCCCCGAAACAGAGGAGCAAGGTGCTATTGGGCGGAGACCTTTCAGCCAAGCACTACAGCAGCAGATGGACCAC GAGGCTAAAATGTTGATAGCTCGCGCCTATCGGCATACAGAGAAGCTGCTCATGGACAACAGAGACAAGTTGACATTG TTGGCCAATGCTCTGTTAGAGCGGGAGGTGGTGAACTATGATGACATAGAGGCTTTGCTGGGTCCTCCACCTCATGGGCCAAAGAAGATGATTGCCCCACAGAGCTGGGTAGAAGCTCAGAGGGACAAACAAGACACAGGCGAAGACGAACCACAGCCACCTTCACGCAGACGCAATGAAGACGACATGAATCCAGAGATGATCTGA